One region of Halomicrobium sp. LC1Hm genomic DNA includes:
- a CDS encoding SOS response-associated peptidase: MCGRYSLFAPREDIEARFGATFAQAYEPRYNAAPRQSLPVITADEPETIQRMEWGLIPSWADDRSEFEFINARAETVTEKRSFAEAYERRRCLVPADGFYEWRAEGSEKQPYRVTRDDQRPFAMAGLWERWRPPQRQAGLGEFGTQTDGAHGETTAVETFTILTTEPNEFVRELHHRMSVILDPGEETIWLHGDADERRALLEPYDGELAARPVSTAVNDPSNDSPAVLDAPGV; this comes from the coding sequence ATGTGCGGTCGCTACAGTCTGTTCGCGCCACGCGAGGACATCGAAGCGCGCTTCGGCGCGACCTTCGCCCAAGCGTACGAGCCGCGGTACAACGCCGCGCCCCGTCAGTCCCTCCCGGTGATCACCGCCGACGAGCCCGAGACGATCCAGCGGATGGAGTGGGGGCTGATCCCGTCGTGGGCCGACGACCGAAGCGAGTTCGAGTTCATCAACGCCCGCGCCGAGACGGTCACCGAGAAGCGAAGCTTCGCCGAGGCTTACGAGCGACGCCGGTGTCTGGTGCCCGCGGACGGCTTCTACGAGTGGCGAGCGGAGGGAAGCGAGAAGCAGCCGTATCGGGTCACCAGAGACGACCAGCGCCCCTTCGCGATGGCGGGGCTGTGGGAACGGTGGCGGCCGCCACAGCGACAGGCCGGACTCGGTGAGTTCGGGACCCAGACGGACGGCGCGCACGGCGAGACGACGGCCGTCGAGACGTTCACAATCTTGACGACCGAGCCCAACGAGTTCGTCCGCGAGCTACACCACCGGATGTCCGTGATCCTCGATCCGGGCGAAGAGACGATCTGGCTCCACGGCGACGCCGACGAGCGCCGCGCCCTGCTGGAGCCCTACGACGGCGAACTCGCGGCTCGTCCGGTCTCGACGGCGGTCAACGATCCCAGCAACGACTCACCCGCGGTCCTCGACGCACCCGGCGTGTAG
- the udk gene encoding uridine kinase codes for MADAFVLGIAGGSGAGKSTIARDLSAAVDPEITIISLDDYYEDLSELPLAEREDRNFDHPDAIDWDRLVADVEALARGETVTVPQYDFDKHARAPTARTVDPGPIVVLEGIFALYHDRIVAQLDLALYVQTDADVRVLRRLQRDVTERGRTVDGVVEQYLSTVKPMHEQFVEPTKENADLIVPEGTNPAVIDVLREKVVSEMAAHREAATEL; via the coding sequence ATGGCTGATGCATTCGTGCTCGGTATCGCCGGGGGGTCCGGCGCGGGCAAGTCGACGATCGCGAGGGATCTCTCGGCGGCGGTCGATCCGGAGATAACGATCATCTCGCTGGACGACTACTACGAGGACCTCTCCGAGCTCCCGCTCGCGGAACGCGAGGACCGCAACTTCGACCACCCGGACGCCATCGACTGGGACCGCCTCGTCGCGGACGTCGAGGCCCTCGCGCGCGGCGAGACGGTGACTGTGCCCCAGTACGATTTCGATAAACACGCCCGCGCGCCGACCGCCAGGACGGTCGATCCGGGGCCGATCGTCGTGCTGGAGGGGATCTTCGCGCTGTACCACGACCGGATCGTCGCACAGCTCGATCTCGCGCTCTACGTCCAGACCGACGCCGACGTTCGCGTGCTCCGTCGCCTCCAGCGGGACGTGACCGAGCGCGGCCGCACCGTCGACGGCGTCGTCGAGCAGTACCTGTCGACGGTCAAGCCGATGCACGAACAGTTCGTCGAGCCGACCAAGGAGAACGCGGACCTCATCGTTCCCGAGGGAACGAACCCGGCGGTCATCGACGTTCTCCGCGAGAAAGTCGTCAGTGAGATGGCCGCCCACAGAGAGGCCGCGACCGAGCTCTGA
- a CDS encoding GNAT family N-acetyltransferase, which yields MAAIRRVAHAAWHATYRDVFDEARIDEMVDEGYARDVLTELIALDELGLFVATVEDAVVGYASCGMTEAIGVGDLDIYVHPDYWGDGVGTALLERGRQHLADIETTTIRDEVLVANEVGNAFYEKHFDRVGQRTVEFDGIERTVNVYEARV from the coding sequence GTGGCGGCGATTCGGCGGGTCGCACACGCCGCCTGGCACGCGACCTACCGGGACGTGTTCGACGAGGCGCGCATCGACGAGATGGTCGACGAGGGGTACGCACGGGACGTGCTCACGGAGCTGATCGCCCTCGACGAGCTCGGGCTGTTCGTGGCGACGGTCGAGGACGCGGTCGTCGGCTACGCCAGCTGTGGCATGACCGAGGCGATCGGTGTCGGCGACCTCGACATCTACGTCCACCCGGATTACTGGGGTGACGGCGTCGGAACGGCGCTTCTCGAACGGGGCCGCCAGCACCTCGCCGACATCGAGACGACGACGATCCGCGACGAGGTGCTGGTGGCCAACGAGGTCGGCAACGCCTTCTACGAGAAGCACTTCGACCGCGTGGGTCAGCGGACCGTCGAGTTCGACGGCATCGAGCGGACGGTCAACGTCTACGAGGCGAGGGTGTAG
- the ilvD gene encoding dihydroxy-acid dehydratase has product MSKQERTPDADDERKDPDLRSSEVTEGTERAPHRAMFRAMGYDDEDLSSPMIGVANPAADITPCNVHLDDVAEAAYEGIDETEGMPIEFGTITISDAISMGTEGMKASLISREVIADSVELVSFGERMDGLVTIGGCDKNMPGMMMASIRTDLPSVFLYGGSIMPGEHDGREITIQNVFEGVGAVADGDMSEDELDEMERQACPGAGSCGGMFTANTMASISETLGFAPLGSASPPAEHESRYEEARRAGELAVEAVQERRRPSEFLTRESFENAIALQVAVGGSTNAVLHVLALAAEAGIDLDIETFNEISARTPKIADLQPGGERVMNDLHEVGGVPVVLGELLDAGLLYGDAQTVTGNTIGEELAQIDPPAIADLDVDFLETVDDPIHERGAIRILSGNLAPDGAVIKITGEDHLTHEGPVRVFEAEEGAMKYVQEGHVESGDVICIRNEGPQGGPGMREMLGVTSAVAGQGHAEDVALFTDGRFSGATRGFSIGHVAPEAFVGGPIAALEDGDTVTIDIDNTELSVDLTDEEIEARLEDHDPEPNYDSGVLAKYHSDFGSAANGAVTNPGAKWD; this is encoded by the coding sequence ATGAGCAAGCAGGAGCGAACGCCCGACGCAGACGACGAGAGGAAGGACCCGGACCTGCGGAGTTCGGAGGTCACAGAGGGGACCGAACGAGCCCCGCACCGCGCGATGTTCCGCGCGATGGGGTACGACGACGAAGACCTGTCCTCGCCGATGATCGGCGTCGCCAACCCGGCGGCCGACATCACGCCCTGTAACGTCCACCTGGACGACGTTGCCGAGGCCGCCTACGAGGGCATCGACGAGACCGAGGGGATGCCCATCGAGTTCGGCACGATCACGATCTCGGACGCCATCTCGATGGGGACCGAGGGGATGAAGGCGTCGCTGATCTCCCGGGAAGTGATCGCCGACTCCGTCGAACTCGTCTCCTTCGGCGAGCGCATGGACGGTCTGGTCACCATCGGGGGCTGTGACAAGAACATGCCCGGCATGATGATGGCCTCGATCCGGACGGATCTGCCCAGCGTCTTCCTCTACGGCGGCTCGATCATGCCCGGCGAACACGACGGCCGCGAGATCACCATCCAGAACGTCTTCGAGGGCGTCGGTGCCGTCGCCGACGGCGACATGAGCGAGGACGAACTCGACGAGATGGAACGGCAGGCCTGCCCCGGCGCTGGCTCCTGTGGCGGGATGTTCACCGCCAACACGATGGCGTCGATCTCCGAGACGCTCGGGTTCGCGCCGCTTGGCTCGGCCTCGCCGCCGGCCGAACACGAGTCCCGTTACGAGGAGGCCCGCCGGGCCGGCGAACTCGCCGTCGAGGCCGTCCAGGAGCGTCGCCGTCCCTCCGAGTTCCTCACCCGCGAGTCCTTCGAGAACGCCATCGCCCTCCAGGTCGCCGTCGGCGGCTCGACCAACGCCGTGCTCCACGTGCTCGCGCTCGCGGCCGAAGCGGGCATCGACCTGGACATCGAGACGTTCAACGAGATCAGCGCCCGCACGCCCAAGATCGCCGACCTCCAGCCCGGCGGCGAGCGCGTGATGAACGACCTCCACGAGGTCGGGGGCGTCCCCGTGGTCCTCGGCGAACTGCTCGACGCCGGCCTGCTCTACGGCGACGCACAGACCGTCACCGGCAACACGATCGGCGAGGAACTGGCGCAGATCGACCCGCCCGCGATCGCGGACCTCGACGTCGACTTCCTCGAAACCGTCGACGATCCGATCCACGAGCGCGGTGCGATCCGTATCCTCTCGGGCAATCTCGCGCCCGACGGCGCTGTCATCAAGATCACCGGCGAGGACCACCTCACCCACGAGGGCCCGGTCCGGGTCTTCGAGGCCGAAGAGGGCGCGATGAAGTACGTCCAGGAGGGCCACGTCGAGTCTGGCGACGTGATCTGCATCCGCAACGAGGGGCCACAGGGCGGCCCCGGCATGCGCGAGATGCTTGGCGTCACGAGCGCCGTCGCCGGCCAGGGCCACGCCGAGGACGTGGCGCTCTTTACCGACGGCCGCTTCTCGGGTGCGACCCGTGGCTTCTCGATCGGCCACGTCGCTCCCGAGGCGTTCGTCGGCGGCCCCATCGCCGCACTGGAGGACGGCGACACCGTCACCATCGACATCGACAACACCGAACTCTCGGTCGACCTGACCGACGAGGAGATCGAGGCCCGCCTCGAAGACCACGACCCCGAGCCCAACTACGACAGCGGCGTGCTGGCGAAGTACCACTCTGACTTCGGATCGGCGGCCAACGGTGCGGTGACGAACCCCGGCGCGAAGTGGGACTGA
- a CDS encoding redox-regulated ATPase YchF yields the protein MSFDVGLVGKPSVGKSTFFNAATMNDVPEGAYPFTTIDPSVGEAYVRVECAAPEFDHTCTPNLGYCEDGTRFVPVRLVDVAGLVPGAHEGRGLGNQFLSDLNEADVLIHVVDFSGKTDIEGEPTEDHDPREDIDFLEDELDMWYLDVLEKGIERYRSGYHGEEAAIEEDLATQMDAFRTNKDEIKQVILSLDLELDPDTWDDADREALAREIRKRTKPMVIAANKMDTPAAQENYESITSDPDYDHLTIVPTSAHAEKALKNGDEQGVLDYLPGDSEFEIVEDVPAEKATALEQISEFVGEYGGTGVQQAIETALFDELGSIAIFPGARKPQEDGTFLQDCFVLEDGATAEDFAYFLHTDIGDGFLHAHDVRSGRQIGADTLLDHRDVVEITTTN from the coding sequence ATGAGCTTCGACGTCGGACTCGTCGGCAAACCCTCTGTCGGCAAGTCCACCTTCTTCAACGCGGCGACGATGAACGACGTGCCCGAAGGGGCCTATCCCTTCACGACGATCGACCCCAGCGTCGGCGAGGCCTACGTTCGCGTCGAGTGTGCAGCCCCCGAGTTCGACCACACCTGCACGCCGAACCTCGGCTACTGCGAGGACGGCACCCGGTTCGTCCCCGTGCGTCTCGTCGACGTGGCCGGCCTCGTCCCCGGTGCCCACGAGGGGCGGGGACTGGGCAACCAGTTCCTCTCGGACCTCAACGAGGCCGACGTGTTGATCCACGTCGTCGACTTCTCGGGCAAGACCGACATCGAGGGCGAGCCCACCGAGGACCACGATCCTCGCGAGGACATCGACTTCCTCGAAGACGAACTGGACATGTGGTACCTCGACGTACTGGAGAAGGGCATCGAGCGCTATCGCTCGGGGTACCACGGCGAGGAGGCGGCCATCGAGGAGGACCTGGCGACCCAGATGGACGCGTTCCGGACCAACAAAGACGAGATCAAGCAGGTGATCCTCTCGCTGGATCTCGAACTGGACCCCGACACCTGGGACGACGCGGACCGCGAGGCGCTGGCCCGCGAGATCCGCAAGCGCACCAAGCCGATGGTGATCGCGGCCAACAAGATGGACACGCCCGCTGCACAGGAGAACTACGAGTCGATCACCTCGGATCCCGACTACGACCACCTGACGATCGTCCCGACCAGCGCCCACGCCGAGAAGGCGCTCAAGAACGGCGACGAACAGGGCGTCCTCGACTACCTGCCCGGCGACAGCGAGTTCGAGATCGTCGAGGACGTGCCCGCGGAGAAAGCGACCGCACTGGAGCAGATCAGCGAGTTCGTCGGCGAGTACGGGGGCACGGGCGTCCAGCAGGCCATCGAGACGGCGCTGTTCGACGAACTGGGTTCGATCGCGATCTTCCCCGGCGCGCGCAAGCCACAGGAAGACGGCACCTTCCTGCAAGATTGCTTCGTGCTGGAAGACGGCGCGACTGCCGAGGACTTCGCGTACTTCCTGCACACCGACATCGGCGACGGCTTCCTGCACGCCCACGACGTTCGCAGCGGCCGCCAGATCGGTGCGGACACGCTACTCGATCACCGGGACGTGGTCGAAATCACGACGACGAACTAG
- the cysK gene encoding cysteine synthase A translates to MTAAGDTVERVAAAERVTDLVGETPLLWLDSFASNLYGKLESSNPYSVKDRIALAMVEAARECGALSADGTVVEATSGNTGIGLAAVCAANGYDCVLTMPASMSEERRRLLRALGADLELTPAEDGMGGAIERADELAEADDAVRARQFENEANPSAHRETTGPEIWDATDGGVDAVVAGVGTGGTITGVSEHLKEDRGKTAVTSVAVEPDASRLLSADDPDSHDIQGIGPGFVPDVLRRDLLDEVRTITSDDAREWSRRLGHEEGVLVGISAGAALGVAVEYAREHPDETVVVVLPDTGERYLSTDLFE, encoded by the coding sequence ATGACCGCTGCTGGAGACACCGTCGAACGAGTAGCCGCGGCAGAGCGCGTCACCGATCTCGTCGGTGAGACGCCGCTGTTGTGGCTCGACTCGTTTGCGTCGAACCTGTACGGCAAGCTCGAATCGTCGAACCCCTACTCGGTCAAAGACCGCATCGCGCTGGCGATGGTCGAGGCCGCACGCGAGTGCGGTGCGCTGTCGGCGGACGGCACCGTCGTCGAGGCGACCAGCGGGAACACCGGGATCGGGCTGGCAGCGGTCTGTGCGGCCAACGGCTACGACTGCGTGCTGACGATGCCGGCGTCGATGAGCGAGGAGCGTCGTCGGCTGTTGCGAGCCCTCGGTGCCGACCTCGAACTGACCCCTGCCGAGGACGGCATGGGCGGCGCGATCGAACGTGCCGACGAGCTGGCCGAGGCCGATGACGCCGTCCGAGCCCGCCAGTTCGAGAACGAGGCCAACCCCAGCGCACACCGCGAGACGACCGGTCCCGAGATCTGGGACGCGACTGACGGCGGCGTCGACGCCGTCGTCGCCGGGGTCGGCACCGGCGGCACGATCACCGGCGTCTCCGAACATCTCAAAGAGGATCGGGGCAAGACCGCCGTGACCTCGGTGGCCGTCGAACCCGACGCCTCGCGGCTCCTCTCGGCCGACGACCCGGACAGCCACGACATTCAGGGGATCGGCCCCGGCTTCGTCCCCGACGTGTTGCGACGGGACCTGCTCGACGAGGTCCGGACGATCACGTCGGACGACGCCCGCGAGTGGAGCCGGCGACTCGGCCACGAGGAGGGCGTCCTCGTCGGCATCTCCGCCGGTGCGGCCCTCGGCGTCGCCGTCGAGTACGCGCGCGAGCACCCCGACGAGACCGTCGTCGTCGTCCTCCCAGACACCGGCGAGCGGTATCTGTCGACCGACCTATTCGAGTAA
- a CDS encoding universal stress protein — MLSRVLVPMDDSEMAHRALEYALENHPNAEITVLHVVGEPSAMGGKATALALEEDIEAAAQERAQEVFDDARDFAAEYDVEVTTEVQLGHPARAILNKASDFDAVVIGSHGGSMVDRLVIGNVAQKVFRNSPVPVIVAR, encoded by the coding sequence ATGCTCTCACGAGTCCTGGTCCCGATGGACGATTCGGAGATGGCGCATCGAGCCCTTGAGTATGCGCTCGAGAACCACCCGAACGCAGAAATCACCGTCTTGCATGTCGTGGGAGAACCGTCAGCGATGGGAGGGAAAGCCACCGCACTCGCTCTTGAGGAGGATATCGAAGCGGCTGCCCAGGAACGCGCACAGGAGGTATTCGATGACGCCCGGGATTTCGCCGCTGAGTACGATGTCGAGGTTACTACCGAGGTGCAACTGGGGCATCCGGCACGGGCGATTCTAAACAAGGCCAGCGATTTCGATGCGGTCGTAATCGGAAGTCACGGCGGCTCGATGGTTGACCGACTGGTCATCGGGAACGTCGCCCAGAAGGTGTTCCGCAACTCACCTGTCCCCGTAATTGTCGCACGGTGA
- a CDS encoding TIGR00300 family protein: MTVSREVELEGHIIDSGMMQTCFGIIMDLGGSFTVETFDIGRHETDESYARLLVEADDEATLQSIVHELHQNGANPADPRDVTLEPAPADQVVPHGFYSTTNHPTFVRYDDEWLTVENVEMDCAVVVDTDEPRAYTKVLNAVEAGDQIVTGETGIRIAPPERPRGQQGAFGFMQGGVSSERPSESTIRQIAEAIEETRSNGGKVLAVCGPALIHSGAREDLARLVREGYVDMLSAGNGFAVHDIERDLYGTSLGLDTESLDHARKGHKHHIYTISEIIREGGIEAAVESGTIDSGVMYECVTNDRPFVLAGSIRDDGPLPDTITDAVEAQNAIREQAHEADMVLMLSTLLHSVAVGNCLPSTTRVVCVDINPATVTQLLDRGSAQAVGMVTDIGTFVPLLAEQLVGEE; encoded by the coding sequence ATGACTGTCTCTCGCGAGGTGGAACTGGAGGGCCACATCATCGACTCCGGGATGATGCAGACGTGCTTTGGCATCATCATGGATCTGGGCGGCTCGTTCACCGTCGAGACGTTCGACATCGGCCGCCACGAGACCGACGAGTCCTACGCTCGCCTGCTGGTCGAGGCCGACGACGAGGCGACGCTGCAGTCGATCGTCCACGAACTCCACCAGAACGGCGCGAACCCGGCAGATCCGAGAGACGTGACGCTGGAGCCCGCGCCCGCCGATCAGGTGGTGCCCCACGGTTTCTACTCGACGACGAACCACCCGACGTTCGTCCGCTACGACGACGAGTGGCTCACCGTCGAGAACGTCGAGATGGACTGTGCCGTCGTCGTCGACACCGACGAGCCACGGGCCTACACGAAGGTGCTCAACGCCGTCGAGGCGGGCGACCAGATCGTCACCGGCGAGACCGGAATCAGGATCGCCCCGCCCGAGCGCCCGCGAGGCCAGCAAGGTGCCTTCGGGTTCATGCAGGGCGGGGTCTCCTCGGAACGGCCCTCCGAGTCGACGATCCGCCAGATCGCCGAGGCCATCGAGGAGACCCGATCGAACGGCGGGAAGGTCCTCGCCGTCTGTGGCCCGGCGTTGATCCACTCGGGCGCACGCGAGGACCTCGCCCGCCTCGTCCGCGAGGGGTACGTCGACATGCTCTCTGCGGGCAACGGCTTCGCCGTCCACGACATCGAGCGCGACCTCTATGGCACCTCGCTCGGACTGGACACCGAGAGCCTCGATCACGCCCGCAAGGGCCACAAACACCACATCTACACCATCTCTGAGATCATCCGCGAAGGCGGCATCGAGGCCGCCGTCGAGTCTGGGACGATCGATTCGGGCGTGATGTACGAGTGTGTCACCAACGACCGACCCTTCGTGCTGGCCGGCTCGATCCGCGACGACGGCCCGCTGCCGGACACGATCACCGACGCCGTCGAGGCCCAGAACGCCATCCGCGAGCAGGCCCACGAGGCCGACATGGTGCTGATGCTCTCGACGCTGCTACACTCCGTCGCCGTCGGGAACTGCCTGCCCTCGACGACGCGGGTCGTCTGTGTCGACATCAACCCCGCGACCGTCACGCAACTCCTGGACCGCGGGTCGGCGCAGGCGGTCGGGATGGTCACCGACATCGGCACCTTCGTGCCGCTCCTGGCCGAGCAGTTGGTCGGCGAAGAGTAG
- a CDS encoding VOC family protein, which produces MPATHHVGITVADLDRAVEFYSDTFDFEVSSRFSVSGAAFETGVDVPDAAAQFAHLDAGDCRLELVTYEPTGEDAAAEAVNDTGAKHVGFEVDDIEAFYADLDDGVETISEPQTTASGTTILFVEDPEGNLIELLEPSSNN; this is translated from the coding sequence ATGCCAGCGACCCACCACGTCGGTATCACCGTCGCCGATCTGGACCGCGCCGTCGAGTTCTACAGCGACACCTTCGACTTCGAGGTGTCGAGCCGATTTTCGGTCTCGGGCGCGGCGTTCGAGACGGGCGTCGATGTCCCCGACGCGGCCGCGCAGTTCGCCCACCTCGACGCCGGTGACTGCCGGCTGGAACTGGTCACCTACGAGCCCACGGGCGAGGACGCGGCCGCCGAGGCAGTCAACGACACCGGCGCGAAACACGTCGGGTTCGAGGTCGACGACATCGAAGCCTTCTACGCCGACCTCGACGACGGCGTCGAGACGATCAGCGAACCCCAGACCACGGCGAGTGGGACGACCATCCTCTTCGTCGAGGACCCCGAGGGGAACCTGATCGAACTACTCGAACCCTCTAGTAACAATTGA
- a CDS encoding bacterio-opsin activator domain-containing protein — MDTERATVELKFELRDPEHFLVAMSDELDCRVVNEDVIHRDDGDVLRYYTVAATPSETKRFAQSFPGVRSTRIVRSDGDTCLLEVVADSQDCIHCTLATVHAVVKRTVADAGTGMVVVEVPHDADPSTVVDAVVRHHAGATLLSKWHRDDADLVAVTGAVGAERYLSSLTTKQRDAVRAAVQSGYLAWPRRSSASDCAAALGISQPTFSQHLYRGLEVLLLEVFEVPDDEHDSVPASH, encoded by the coding sequence ATGGACACGGAGCGGGCCACGGTCGAGTTGAAGTTCGAGCTGCGCGATCCGGAGCACTTCCTCGTCGCGATGTCGGACGAACTCGACTGTCGCGTCGTCAACGAGGACGTGATACACCGGGACGACGGCGACGTGTTACGATACTACACCGTCGCAGCGACGCCGTCGGAGACGAAACGCTTCGCGCAGTCGTTTCCGGGCGTCAGATCGACCCGGATCGTCCGATCGGACGGCGACACCTGTCTACTGGAGGTCGTCGCCGACAGCCAAGACTGCATCCACTGCACGCTGGCGACGGTCCACGCCGTCGTCAAGCGAACCGTCGCCGACGCCGGGACGGGGATGGTCGTCGTCGAGGTACCCCACGACGCCGACCCGAGCACCGTCGTGGACGCGGTCGTCCGACACCACGCCGGAGCGACGCTGCTGTCAAAGTGGCACCGTGACGACGCCGACCTCGTCGCCGTGACGGGAGCGGTCGGAGCGGAACGGTACCTCTCGTCGCTGACCACGAAACAGCGAGACGCCGTCCGTGCGGCCGTCCAGAGTGGCTATCTGGCCTGGCCGCGCCGAAGCTCCGCGAGCGACTGTGCGGCCGCGCTGGGCATCTCACAGCCGACCTTCAGCCAGCACCTCTATCGCGGGCTGGAAGTGCTGTTGCTGGAGGTGTTCGAGGTGCCAGACGACGAACACGACAGTGTGCCCGCGAGCCACTAG
- a CDS encoding HalOD1 output domain-containing protein, whose product MLSMTSEVPNHSTARNPPATTEDIVRAVAEREGVAATDLTPLYDVVDPEALDAMVTHTETTVRVSFDYEGYTVTVEDETVTIEEL is encoded by the coding sequence ATGCTCAGCATGACATCAGAGGTTCCGAATCACAGTACCGCACGTAACCCACCAGCCACGACCGAAGACATCGTTCGTGCCGTCGCAGAGCGAGAAGGGGTCGCCGCGACGGACCTGACACCACTGTACGACGTCGTGGATCCAGAGGCACTCGATGCGATGGTGACACACACCGAAACCACGGTACGGGTCTCGTTCGACTACGAGGGATACACCGTCACCGTCGAGGACGAAACCGTCACGATCGAAGAGCTCTAA
- a CDS encoding RNA-guided endonuclease TnpB family protein: MLETTRTYRAKIVNHQQVSDDLNQCGFSASKLWNVARYYTQGRWDEDGEIPDDGELKSELKEHERYSDLHSQSSQRVLEELAESFTSWYKARQRGDEDANPPGYRKHGDEHPRSTVTWKQKGIKHDTKHNQLRLSKGFNLKNHRSDFILCEYKTRPDVTVENIQQVRAVWNGDRWELHLVCKVEIPVEDAPGDNTAGIDLGIKNYLAVAYDNGDAELYPGNVLKQDKHYFTRDEYDTEGENGPSHRALRARQKLSRRKDHFLHSLAKHVVERCIGHEVGRIAIGDLSEIREDENGESRNWGRSGNKKLHGWEFDRFTTLLEYKAEEHGILVDRVSERDTSKTCSCCGRKRDANRVERGLYVCESCCATMNADVNGAVNIRRKITQNPPTEDMCNGRLARPVAYLFNQTSGSFRPREQVGCEP, translated from the coding sequence ATGCTGGAGACAACTCGCACCTATCGAGCGAAAATCGTTAACCACCAACAGGTGAGTGACGACCTCAACCAGTGCGGGTTCTCCGCGTCGAAACTGTGGAATGTCGCCCGATACTACACGCAAGGCCGATGGGATGAAGACGGGGAAATACCCGACGACGGCGAACTCAAATCCGAACTCAAGGAACACGAACGATACAGTGACCTACATTCTCAGTCAAGTCAGCGAGTTCTTGAAGAGCTTGCTGAGTCGTTCACCAGTTGGTACAAAGCACGCCAACGCGGAGACGAGGACGCCAACCCACCGGGCTATCGCAAACACGGCGACGAACACCCGCGCTCCACCGTGACGTGGAAGCAGAAAGGCATCAAGCACGACACGAAGCACAACCAACTTCGTCTGAGCAAGGGATTCAACCTAAAGAACCACCGCTCGGATTTCATCCTCTGTGAGTACAAAACACGACCAGACGTGACTGTGGAGAACATCCAGCAGGTTCGCGCCGTCTGGAACGGCGACCGCTGGGAACTGCACCTCGTCTGTAAGGTCGAAATTCCCGTCGAGGACGCACCGGGAGACAACACGGCGGGGATCGACCTCGGCATCAAGAACTACCTCGCGGTCGCTTACGACAACGGTGACGCCGAGTTGTATCCGGGGAACGTGCTGAAGCAGGACAAGCACTACTTCACTCGTGACGAGTACGACACAGAGGGCGAGAACGGCCCGTCACACCGTGCGCTTCGCGCCCGACAGAAACTCTCGCGTCGGAAAGACCACTTCCTGCACTCGCTCGCCAAGCACGTTGTAGAGCGGTGCATCGGCCACGAAGTTGGTCGTATTGCCATCGGTGACTTGAGTGAGATTCGTGAAGACGAGAACGGAGAGTCACGGAACTGGGGTCGAAGCGGGAACAAGAAACTCCACGGGTGGGAGTTTGACCGCTTCACGACGCTCTTGGAGTACAAAGCAGAGGAACACGGAATCCTTGTTGACCGTGTTTCCGAGAGAGATACGTCGAAGACGTGTTCGTGCTGTGGACGGAAGCGTGACGCCAACCGTGTGGAACGTGGCCTGTACGTCTGTGAATCGTGCTGTGCAACGATGAACGCGGACGTGAATGGTGCGGTGAATATTCGCAGAAAGATAACTCAGAATCCTCCAACGGAGGATATGTGTAACGGTCGTTTGGCACGGCCAGTAGCCTACCTGTTCAACCAAACCTCTGGGTCGTTCCGCCCGAGGGAACAGGTGGGTTGCGAACCGTAA